The genomic segment TTGTTGGCGGCTGGCAGAACGGATTGCTGTTGGTGGCGCCATTGCCCGCTCTCCTGATGGTGCCGCGCTGGCGGGAACCGATCCTGCAACGTCTTGAACGCATCAAGGCCCGCCAGTTCGAGAGCAAGGGCGGGGGAAGCCTTGAGATCGAGACCTACGGCAGTGGTCGCGGCGGGTATCCATGGACACCGATGGCTTGGCAATTGGCCTTCGTGGCCTGCCGTTTCCTCGGTTTTTATTGCTGCGTCTTTGCGTTCAGGCTGCCGGATCCGGCCTGGTTCATCTGGCTGGCGTCCTTTTCGCTGGCCTACGCCGTTGGTCTGGTGGTGCCAGGGGCCCCTGGAGGTCTCGGGGTGTTTGAAGCCACGCTGTTATTGCGGCTGGGCAGTTCGGTCGCGGAGGCACCGCTGCTGGCGGTGGTGCTGAGTTACAGGGTCATCTCAACGTTGGCGGACCTGCTGGCCGGGGGCGCGCTGGTTGTGGATGGGGCCTTGCTGCGACGCCTCAGCCCCCGTCCATAAGGCTTGCCTTAAAGAGATTGTTCCAGCCTTGATTGTTGGGTTTTGAGCGATGACATCGGCAGGTCGAGGAACAGATAAACAACGTGTATGAAGACGCCGACGGCAAACAGAAATTCGGCGATTTCCTGTTCGCGAGTATGGAAATAAACCAAATCAATTCCTTGCTTTTCAAGCACGACACCCCAGTACATCAATGCGGCAATGGCGAAATAACTGGCTGTGCAGCCGATCGGCAGCAGGAGGTCGGCGATGGATCCCAGGCGCAGAGTTCCATTGCGCCTTAAGAGGAATCCGATGACGGCAGTGAAGGTCAGGAGGGTGAAGACGCAGGCGGCAATCGTCCAGGTGTGGTAATGCAGAAAAGAGAGGTTATGGAAGTTTGTCTCCTGCTGCATGTTGTGTTGATCCATCACCTCTGGCGACGTCCAGTTGAAAATCATCTGGCCCCAGCTCATTTCTTCCATGGCCAACAGAAAAAGGCCAAATCCACCAGCTTGAGTCAGAAATCTCAAGCGCTGTCCGCGAACCTCGGAGGCCACTTTGAACAGCAGAAAGCTTGAGCCAAGAAAAAGAACAAATCCCAGCCATTCCACAAGGCTTCCCTCCGAAATTCGCCTGAGATAACTTTTGAAATCGGAGAGCT from the Synechococcus sp. KORDI-100 genome contains:
- a CDS encoding lysylphosphatidylglycerol synthase domain-containing protein, whose protein sequence is MRWLRQPKLWITLASLVLIGIALVQQGGQLREQTLDARGWWWLLLGLGISWISILVNGAAWRLLLDWLGHRPAQLDVIPLFVRSNLLKYLPGGIWHLVERLRVLRSQIGAGPALAAVILDPLLIAAASVLMIVVGGWQNGLLLVAPLPALLMVPRWREPILQRLERIKARQFESKGGGSLEIETYGSGRGGYPWTPMAWQLAFVACRFLGFYCCVFAFRLPDPAWFIWLASFSLAYAVGLVVPGAPGGLGVFEATLLLRLGSSVAEAPLLAVVLSYRVISTLADLLAGGALVVDGALLRRLSPRP